One Methylobacterium sp. 77 DNA window includes the following coding sequences:
- a CDS encoding malto-oligosyltrehalose synthase has translation MSRDLERLADLLGIASGYTDAFGQPVETSLETRRGMIAALGFQAGSDDDIAASLAEVDIVRSGLVPALVPVEARRASTIPVQALDAQGAVSWRLIDERGHTREGRASIASADRPHIELPPLTPGYHHLTVTLGDRKSESWVIAAPQRCWRPAAYADEGARDWGLAAQLYGLRSPDNLGIGSYADAGRAARDAGLRGASFLGLSPVHALFEADRSKISPYSPSSRLFLETLFIEPGALPGFAGSAAAALLADKASQVDALRAATLVDHQGIWEVLSPVLEAFWLDSSARNGKDAAFSAFREAGGSALEAHGTFEALSAYYKALGAYWSGDWPEEMRRAGTAPVNEFARSHAEAVTYHIWLQYLADCQLSDASNAALESGMRLGLYRDLAVGADRGGSEVWSHPERFANGVSIGAPPDLLAPKGQDWGLPAFHPLEMERDGLAAFRALVQANMRHAGAIRIDHAFQLARLFLIPTTGSAKDGAYVAMPFEPMLAVLRLESHRARCLVIAEDLGTAPEGFSDALMQAGILSYRILAFEREHGGRFKSPGAYPRDALTAITTHDLPTFVGWWRGVDTDTRQALGLYDAERAEAERRERVTERARLTEALASEQLLPSYDVPEVAPFEAAARYLARAPSMLTAVQYEDVVSELSQANVPGSTEGYPNWRRKLDRSLEAIAAPGGPLAKLAAALSAEERGPRSGAARLSSPPPRATYRLQFHKDFTFADAERIVPYLAKLGISHVYASPIQKARPGSTHGYDIVDHSTINPELGGEEGFVRFSDVMHRHGLKLLLDIVPNHMGVGGADNPWWLSVLEWGDLSPLSHAFDIDWQRQGARNNLVIPFLGDRYGEALEHGTLDLKFDVTAGAFSVWHYEHQFPICPLQYPSILNRALAAHGEIGDDAAAEMLAVSERLRLMNEETNPERRRAFPEEADELKRRLSDAVVASPAIAKAIDRTLTLLNGFEGRPDSFGPLHRLLEQQSYRLAHWRVAASDINYRRFFDVNGLAGLRVEKSDIFHRSHETVFRLISEGRIDGLRIDHIDGLADPQGYARALQSAVGPGFYVVVEKILEPGEKLRPWPVAGTTGYDVLNQLDGVLVDQEKHTRITRFYRWATGMDEPYKAQLRAAKAEILEISFASELEVLTADLKRIADADRRTRDFSVNAIRRALIEIIARFPTYRSYLPGDLDESDVEDEDIRLIQGAVAKAKRWSALPDRSVHDFASQALLGRIDTVGPGRPDPAVILRFRRRFQQLTGPVMAKSLEDTLFYRFSELLALNEVGGDPGEYGLDLEHFHALQAARARDWPNAMITTATHDTKRGEDARSRLLALSEIPEIWAEAWTILGQSARTHLTATEDGPAPDANDQWMFLQAILGAWPLELLDEDDPAEIEEFRERLDAYSEKALREGKRRSSWVNVDEPYEAAVKRLFAGLIAPGSKFMTLMRPIARRLAHLGMIAGLGRTVLKATLPGLPDVYQGTEFWDFSFVDPDNRRPVDYAARAEALNDGADIAGLLGHWQDGRVKQATLARLLADRAERPSFYADADHLAVNAEGRLGAHVIAFTRSDATSGEGDLLVAVPRLVSGLIDDTPWSGEAFGGTVLSVAAESRWVDLMTGADIQPDGTSIDLGRLFARLPYAVLKRIA, from the coding sequence ATGAGCCGCGATCTCGAACGTCTCGCCGACCTCCTCGGCATCGCTTCCGGCTATACCGACGCCTTCGGCCAGCCCGTCGAGACCAGCCTCGAGACCCGCCGCGGGATGATTGCGGCTTTGGGTTTTCAGGCAGGAAGCGACGATGACATCGCGGCCAGTCTGGCCGAGGTCGACATCGTCCGAAGCGGGCTGGTCCCCGCTCTCGTTCCCGTCGAGGCGCGTCGCGCGTCCACGATCCCTGTTCAGGCCTTGGACGCTCAAGGCGCCGTATCATGGCGCCTCATCGACGAGCGCGGCCACACGCGGGAGGGACGCGCGTCGATCGCGAGCGCGGATCGGCCCCATATCGAGCTGCCTCCGCTGACGCCGGGCTATCACCACCTCACCGTCACTCTCGGTGACCGGAAATCGGAATCCTGGGTCATCGCGGCGCCGCAGCGTTGCTGGCGTCCTGCGGCCTATGCCGACGAGGGTGCGCGGGATTGGGGTCTCGCCGCACAGCTCTACGGCTTGCGCTCACCGGACAATCTCGGGATCGGCAGCTATGCCGATGCCGGGCGCGCCGCACGGGATGCTGGACTCCGTGGTGCTTCCTTCCTGGGTCTCAGCCCGGTCCATGCGCTGTTCGAGGCCGATCGCAGCAAGATTTCACCCTATTCGCCGTCGTCGCGCCTCTTCCTCGAAACCTTGTTCATCGAGCCGGGCGCGCTGCCAGGATTTGCCGGCTCCGCCGCTGCCGCTCTTCTGGCGGATAAGGCGTCGCAGGTGGACGCCCTGCGGGCTGCGACCCTCGTCGATCATCAGGGTATCTGGGAGGTGCTGTCTCCGGTCCTGGAGGCGTTCTGGCTCGATTCCTCGGCACGAAATGGCAAGGACGCCGCGTTTTCCGCTTTCCGCGAGGCGGGTGGGTCGGCTCTCGAAGCCCACGGGACGTTCGAGGCGCTCTCAGCCTATTACAAGGCTCTCGGCGCGTACTGGTCCGGCGATTGGCCGGAGGAGATGCGCCGGGCCGGAACGGCGCCGGTGAACGAATTCGCCCGTTCCCACGCCGAGGCCGTCACCTACCATATCTGGCTACAATACTTGGCCGACTGCCAGTTGTCCGATGCGTCGAACGCCGCCCTCGAGAGCGGTATGAGGCTCGGCCTCTATCGTGATCTGGCGGTCGGTGCCGACCGTGGCGGCTCCGAGGTCTGGTCTCACCCCGAGCGGTTCGCGAACGGCGTCTCCATCGGTGCGCCGCCGGATCTCCTCGCGCCCAAGGGGCAGGATTGGGGCTTGCCCGCCTTCCACCCGCTCGAGATGGAGCGCGACGGACTCGCCGCGTTCCGCGCGCTCGTCCAGGCGAACATGCGCCATGCCGGTGCGATCCGTATCGATCACGCTTTCCAACTCGCGCGCCTCTTCCTCATCCCGACCACCGGCTCGGCGAAGGATGGGGCCTATGTCGCCATGCCGTTCGAGCCGATGCTGGCGGTGCTCCGGCTGGAGAGCCACCGCGCCAGATGTCTCGTCATCGCCGAGGATCTCGGCACGGCGCCGGAAGGCTTCTCCGATGCACTGATGCAGGCCGGCATCCTGAGCTATCGCATCCTCGCTTTCGAGCGCGAGCATGGCGGCCGTTTTAAGAGCCCTGGCGCCTATCCTCGTGACGCTTTGACGGCGATCACCACCCACGACCTGCCGACCTTCGTCGGCTGGTGGCGCGGCGTCGATACCGACACCCGTCAAGCACTTGGCCTCTACGATGCCGAGCGCGCGGAAGCCGAGCGCCGGGAGCGCGTGACCGAGCGTGCCCGCCTCACCGAGGCTTTGGCCTCCGAGCAGTTGCTGCCGAGCTACGATGTACCGGAGGTGGCGCCGTTCGAGGCGGCAGCCCGCTATCTCGCGCGTGCGCCATCGATGCTGACGGCCGTCCAGTATGAGGATGTCGTTTCCGAGTTGAGCCAGGCCAACGTTCCGGGCTCGACCGAAGGCTATCCGAACTGGCGCCGCAAGCTCGACCGGAGCCTGGAGGCCATCGCCGCGCCGGGTGGTCCGCTGGCGAAGCTCGCCGCAGCACTCTCGGCCGAAGAGCGCGGACCCCGCTCCGGAGCGGCGAGACTGTCGTCGCCGCCGCCGCGTGCGACCTACCGACTGCAATTCCACAAGGACTTCACCTTCGCGGATGCCGAGCGGATCGTGCCGTATCTGGCAAAACTCGGCATCAGCCACGTCTATGCTTCGCCGATCCAGAAGGCGCGCCCCGGCTCGACCCATGGCTACGACATCGTCGATCATTCGACGATCAACCCGGAGCTCGGTGGCGAGGAGGGCTTCGTCCGTTTCTCCGACGTCATGCATCGGCATGGGCTGAAACTGCTGCTCGACATCGTGCCGAACCATATGGGTGTCGGCGGTGCCGACAATCCGTGGTGGCTTTCAGTCCTCGAATGGGGCGATCTCTCACCGCTCTCGCACGCCTTCGACATCGATTGGCAGCGTCAGGGCGCGCGCAACAATCTCGTCATTCCGTTCCTCGGCGATCGCTACGGCGAAGCCCTCGAACATGGCACTCTCGACCTGAAGTTCGACGTGACGGCCGGTGCCTTCAGCGTCTGGCATTACGAGCACCAATTCCCGATCTGTCCGCTCCAATATCCGTCGATCCTCAACCGGGCGCTCGCGGCCCATGGCGAGATCGGCGACGATGCGGCGGCCGAGATGCTCGCCGTGTCGGAACGGCTGCGCCTCATGAACGAGGAAACCAATCCGGAGCGTCGCCGTGCCTTCCCGGAGGAAGCGGACGAACTCAAGCGGAGGCTCTCCGATGCGGTAGTGGCCTCACCCGCGATCGCGAAGGCGATCGACCGGACCTTGACCCTGCTCAACGGTTTCGAAGGCAGGCCGGATAGTTTCGGCCCGCTGCATCGGCTTCTGGAACAGCAATCCTACCGTCTCGCCCATTGGCGCGTGGCGGCGAGTGACATCAATTACCGCCGGTTCTTCGACGTGAACGGCCTCGCCGGCCTGCGCGTGGAGAAATCCGATATCTTCCATCGCTCGCACGAGACGGTGTTCCGCCTCATCTCCGAAGGGCGGATCGACGGACTTCGCATCGACCATATCGACGGTCTCGCCGATCCGCAGGGCTATGCGCGTGCCCTGCAAAGCGCCGTGGGGCCGGGCTTCTACGTGGTCGTCGAGAAGATCCTCGAGCCCGGCGAGAAGCTACGGCCGTGGCCCGTCGCCGGCACGACCGGCTACGACGTGCTCAACCAGCTCGACGGCGTCTTGGTCGATCAGGAGAAGCACACCCGGATCACCCGGTTCTATCGCTGGGCGACCGGCATGGACGAGCCCTACAAGGCGCAGCTCCGGGCGGCCAAGGCCGAGATCCTCGAGATCAGCTTTGCCAGCGAGCTCGAAGTGCTGACCGCCGACCTCAAGCGGATTGCCGATGCCGACCGGCGCACGCGCGATTTTTCGGTGAACGCCATTCGCCGGGCATTGATCGAGATCATCGCGCGCTTCCCGACCTATCGCTCCTACCTGCCGGGGGACCTCGACGAGAGCGATGTCGAGGACGAGGATATCCGCCTCATCCAGGGGGCGGTCGCCAAGGCCAAGCGCTGGAGTGCCCTGCCGGACAGGTCGGTCCACGATTTCGCGTCGCAGGCACTGCTCGGCCGGATCGATACCGTCGGGCCGGGCCGTCCCGATCCCGCCGTGATTCTCCGCTTCCGGCGCCGGTTCCAGCAATTGACCGGCCCGGTCATGGCGAAAAGCCTCGAGGACACGCTGTTCTACCGATTCTCCGAATTGCTCGCCCTCAACGAGGTCGGCGGCGATCCGGGCGAGTACGGTCTCGATCTGGAGCATTTCCATGCCCTCCAGGCGGCGCGGGCTCGCGATTGGCCCAACGCCATGATCACCACGGCGACCCACGACACGAAGCGCGGCGAGGATGCCCGCTCGCGTCTCCTCGCCCTGTCCGAGATCCCCGAAATCTGGGCCGAGGCCTGGACCATCCTCGGCCAGTCGGCCCGCACCCACCTCACCGCCACCGAGGACGGCCCGGCCCCCGATGCCAACGACCAGTGGATGTTCCTGCAGGCCATCCTCGGTGCATGGCCGCTCGAATTGCTGGACGAGGACGATCCGGCCGAGATCGAGGAGTTTCGCGAGCGGCTCGATGCCTATTCGGAGAAGGCTTTGCGCGAGGGTAAGCGCCGGTCGAGCTGGGTCAATGTCGACGAGCCATACGAGGCGGCGGTCAAGCGTCTGTTCGCCGGCCTGATTGCGCCGGGCTCGAAATTCATGACGCTGATGCGGCCGATCGCAAGGCGGCTCGCGCATCTCGGCATGATCGCCGGACTAGGCCGCACCGTCCTGAAAGCGACCCTTCCAGGGCTCCCCGATGTCTATCAGGGTACCGAATTCTGGGATTTCTCCTTCGTCGATCCCGACAATCGGCGCCCCGTCGATTACGCGGCACGTGCCGAAGCTCTGAATGACGGCGCCGACATCGCCGGGCTTCTCGGCCATTGGCAGGACGGACGGGTGAAGCAGGCGACACTGGCTCGCCTGCTTGCCGACCGCGCCGAGAGACCCAGTTTCTATGCCGATGCCGATCATCTCGCGGTGAATGCGGAGGGTCGCCTGGGCGCCCATGTCATCGCATTCACACGTTCGGATGCCACCAGCGGGGAAGGCGACCTCCTCGTCGCCGTCCCGCGGCTCGTATCGGGCCTCATCGACGACACGCCGTGGTCGGGCGAGGCGTTCGGCGGCACCGTTCTATCGGTGGCGGCGGAAAGTCGATGGGTCGATCTGATGACGGGCGCGGACATTCAGCCGGACGGAACGTCGATCGATCTCGGCCGGTTGTTCGCTCGTTTACCCTACGCGGTCCTCAAGCGGATCGCTTGA
- a CDS encoding maltotransferase domain-containing protein — MNAPNPAKISAERTEAGQVALPAGLAPRAEGPRIYNLFPLLVGRVSAWTAELPRIAGMGFDWVYLNPFHETGGSRSLYAVSDPNRLDERFRDHDGTSDDEQIRRFCAAAQAHGIGVMTDLVINHTAKDGPLARTRPDLFLRDEAGNIESPAAIDPDDPSIRTVWGDLAELNYHSADAREELTRLWAGYINRMQDLGVRGFRCDAAYKVPPDVWRSLIGAAKALESDCLFAAETLGCTFEEAQATAGAGFDYLFNSFAWWDLKAPWALEQYDRLRVIAPSIAFPENHDMPRLAAGLAGGADAIARHLKARYALAAFFSAGVLLPIGYEWGYRRALHVVETTPDSRESATGIDISGYVAAVNALKASLASANVEGAQARISAPDAGYVALLKFDTGHGASARHATLVLFNPGPTAVAVDAGPLVARTGGMLGRFQDLTPEAEAIDFLPGTSFDLAPGEVRILAAARRATAKAPKLTNPSGEGRVVIEAVAPEIDGGRSPIKRVVGEQVAVSADIFSDGHEIIDAAILSRVVGEEEWRSDRMVFVDNDRWSGSFPLEHNARYEFTIEAWRDAFSSWIRDTLKKRNAGVDVRLETIEGVTLVQGAADLATGRDQTRLQAVVSDLAAQETGSGAQLDLILDPETASLIRKHAERVNLSRYAVNVPVIADRLAARFSAWYEIFPRSQSMNVSRHGTFDDVIRRLPEIRELGFDVLYFTPIHPIGKTNRKGKNNTLKALEGDVGSVYAVGSEEGGHEAVHPELGTLDDFRRLVAASHAYGMEVALDFAIQCSPDHPWIKNHPEWFEWRPDGTLKFAENPPKKYEDISNVHFYGGALPSLWIELRDIVMGWAELGARIFRVDNPHTKPIPFWEWMIAEVNARYPDVIFLAEAFTRPKMMKKLAKAGYQQSYTYFTWRNTKQELIDYSTELAGEMGEYYRPNFFANTPDINPVYLQNSGRAGFIVRATLAATLSSVYGIYNGFEMCEAAPYPGKEEYLNSEKYELKAWDYHAPGNIRAHIIKLNRIRQENPALWDFRNITFTGAYNDQIVAYAKATPEGDNCIFVMVNLDPKNRQECTYEVPLWLLGQPDDGAVEVEDLLLGYTFELRGRSHRIALDPTDRSVVIWRLRAPRRVAE; from the coding sequence ATGAACGCGCCGAACCCTGCCAAGATCTCCGCCGAGCGGACCGAAGCCGGACAGGTTGCGCTGCCTGCGGGCCTCGCCCCCCGCGCCGAGGGGCCGCGCATCTACAACCTGTTCCCGCTTCTCGTCGGTCGGGTTTCCGCATGGACGGCGGAGCTGCCGCGCATCGCCGGAATGGGCTTCGACTGGGTCTACCTCAACCCATTCCACGAAACCGGCGGATCGCGCAGCCTCTACGCGGTGTCGGATCCGAACCGTCTCGACGAGCGCTTCCGCGACCATGACGGTACTTCGGATGACGAGCAGATCCGCCGGTTCTGCGCCGCTGCCCAGGCACACGGCATCGGGGTGATGACCGACCTCGTCATCAACCACACCGCGAAAGACGGACCGCTCGCACGGACGAGGCCCGACTTGTTCCTTCGTGACGAAGCGGGCAACATCGAAAGTCCCGCTGCTATCGATCCGGACGATCCGTCGATCCGCACGGTCTGGGGCGACCTCGCCGAACTGAACTACCATTCGGCCGATGCCAGGGAAGAGCTGACCCGGCTCTGGGCCGGCTACATCAACCGCATGCAGGACCTTGGCGTACGCGGCTTCCGTTGCGATGCCGCCTACAAGGTGCCGCCGGATGTCTGGCGTTCACTGATCGGCGCCGCCAAGGCGCTCGAATCCGACTGCCTGTTCGCGGCCGAGACCCTGGGCTGTACGTTCGAGGAAGCGCAGGCCACGGCGGGCGCCGGCTTCGACTACCTGTTCAACTCCTTCGCCTGGTGGGATTTGAAGGCGCCCTGGGCGCTCGAACAATACGACCGTCTTCGTGTCATCGCGCCCTCCATCGCCTTCCCGGAAAACCACGACATGCCGCGCCTCGCGGCCGGGCTCGCTGGCGGCGCGGACGCGATCGCGCGTCATCTGAAGGCGCGTTACGCCCTGGCCGCGTTCTTCTCCGCCGGTGTGCTCCTGCCCATCGGCTACGAATGGGGATATCGCCGCGCCCTGCACGTGGTCGAGACGACGCCGGATTCGCGTGAATCCGCCACAGGAATCGACATTTCAGGCTATGTCGCGGCGGTCAACGCGTTGAAGGCCAGCCTCGCCTCGGCCAATGTCGAGGGCGCCCAGGCCAGGATTTCGGCGCCGGATGCGGGCTATGTCGCCCTCCTCAAGTTCGACACCGGTCACGGCGCCTCGGCCCGGCATGCGACGCTCGTCCTGTTCAATCCCGGCCCAACGGCAGTGGCGGTGGATGCCGGCCCGCTGGTGGCGCGGACCGGCGGCATGCTCGGCCGTTTTCAAGATCTCACTCCGGAGGCGGAAGCGATCGACTTCCTCCCCGGAACGAGTTTCGATCTTGCGCCCGGTGAGGTTCGCATTCTCGCGGCTGCACGAAGGGCTACCGCGAAGGCCCCGAAGCTCACGAATCCATCCGGTGAGGGCCGTGTCGTCATCGAAGCGGTGGCTCCCGAAATCGACGGTGGCCGATCGCCGATCAAGCGTGTCGTCGGCGAGCAGGTGGCAGTCTCCGCCGACATCTTCAGCGATGGTCATGAGATCATCGACGCCGCCATTCTGTCGCGCGTTGTCGGCGAAGAGGAGTGGCGCTCCGACCGGATGGTGTTCGTCGACAACGACCGCTGGAGCGGCTCATTCCCGCTCGAACACAATGCCCGCTACGAGTTCACCATCGAAGCGTGGCGCGATGCGTTCTCGTCCTGGATTCGCGACACGCTGAAGAAGCGCAATGCAGGCGTTGATGTTCGGCTGGAGACCATCGAGGGCGTCACCCTCGTGCAGGGTGCCGCCGACCTCGCCACCGGACGGGATCAGACGCGCCTGCAGGCTGTCGTTTCCGACCTGGCGGCGCAGGAGACCGGTTCCGGCGCGCAGCTCGATCTCATCCTCGATCCCGAAACCGCGTCGTTGATCCGCAAGCATGCCGAGCGGGTCAACCTCTCGCGCTATGCAGTGAACGTGCCGGTGATTGCAGACCGTCTCGCGGCCCGGTTCTCCGCCTGGTACGAGATCTTCCCGCGCTCGCAATCGATGAATGTCAGCCGTCACGGCACTTTCGACGACGTGATCCGCCGACTTCCCGAGATCCGCGAACTCGGCTTCGACGTGCTCTACTTCACGCCGATCCACCCGATCGGGAAGACCAACCGCAAGGGCAAGAACAATACCCTCAAGGCCCTGGAGGGAGACGTCGGCTCCGTCTACGCGGTCGGCTCCGAGGAGGGCGGGCACGAGGCGGTCCATCCCGAACTCGGCACCCTCGACGATTTCCGCCGTCTGGTCGCGGCGAGCCATGCCTACGGGATGGAGGTCGCCCTCGATTTCGCGATCCAGTGCTCGCCCGACCATCCCTGGATCAAGAACCATCCGGAATGGTTCGAGTGGCGCCCCGACGGCACCCTGAAATTCGCCGAGAACCCGCCGAAGAAGTACGAGGACATCTCGAACGTCCATTTCTACGGCGGCGCACTACCCTCCCTCTGGATCGAGTTGCGCGACATCGTCATGGGCTGGGCCGAACTCGGCGCCCGCATCTTCCGCGTCGACAACCCGCATACAAAGCCGATCCCGTTCTGGGAGTGGATGATTGCCGAGGTCAATGCGCGCTACCCGGACGTGATCTTCCTTGCCGAAGCCTTCACACGGCCGAAGATGATGAAGAAGCTGGCGAAAGCCGGCTACCAGCAGAGCTACACCTACTTCACCTGGCGCAACACGAAGCAGGAACTGATCGATTACTCGACCGAGCTCGCTGGTGAGATGGGGGAGTATTATCGGCCGAACTTCTTCGCCAACACGCCCGATATCAATCCGGTCTATCTTCAGAACAGCGGCCGCGCCGGCTTTATCGTCCGCGCGACGCTGGCGGCGACCCTGTCATCCGTCTACGGCATCTATAACGGCTTCGAGATGTGCGAGGCGGCGCCGTATCCCGGCAAGGAGGAATACCTCAATTCCGAGAAGTACGAGCTGAAGGCTTGGGATTACCACGCTCCGGGCAACATCCGCGCGCACATCATCAAGCTCAACCGCATCCGGCAGGAGAACCCGGCGCTTTGGGACTTCCGCAACATCACCTTCACGGGCGCCTATAACGACCAGATCGTCGCTTATGCCAAGGCGACGCCGGAGGGCGACAACTGCATCTTCGTGATGGTCAACCTCGATCCGAAAAACCGCCAGGAATGCACTTACGAGGTGCCGCTCTGGCTGCTCGGCCAGCCCGATGACGGCGCGGTCGAGGTCGAGGATCTGTTGCTCGGTTATACGTTCGAGTTGCGTGGCAGATCGCACCGCATCGCCCTCGATCCCACGGATCGCTCCGTGGTGATTTGGCGCCTTCGCGCGCCCCGGCGGGTTGCGGAGTAG